In Acinetobacter sp. WCHAc010034, a genomic segment contains:
- a CDS encoding RnfABCDGE type electron transport complex subunit B: protein MNSQISLIQKIDALLPQTQCGLCGHRDGCLPYAKSMAEGEEANKCVPGGQPVADALAALLQRAALPAEPSVWPIQGDGRPQRMKAVIREDECIGCTKCFSACPVDAIIGAGKLMHTVLAELCTGCELCIPPCPVDCIDLVEDVQALPSEAARLAEQNDLRARYYAHIQREEQRRMHRKGPVVRAEIDSALFAQFSSQDSSVPEIEIADQSEKIAPVQDAKTAIELAKLRTQVKKLEKQLSVRDDAKKRALLQELSQQLNALQGA, encoded by the coding sequence ATGAATTCTCAAATTTCCCTCATCCAAAAAATTGACGCCCTACTGCCGCAGACGCAATGCGGGCTTTGCGGGCACCGTGACGGCTGCCTGCCCTATGCAAAATCGATGGCCGAAGGTGAAGAAGCCAATAAATGCGTGCCGGGCGGCCAGCCGGTTGCAGACGCCTTAGCCGCCCTGCTGCAGCGCGCAGCCTTGCCTGCCGAACCAAGCGTGTGGCCCATTCAAGGCGACGGCCGGCCGCAGCGCATGAAGGCGGTGATCCGTGAAGATGAATGCATCGGCTGCACCAAATGCTTCAGCGCTTGCCCTGTCGATGCGATTATTGGCGCCGGCAAGCTGATGCATACCGTGCTGGCTGAGCTGTGCACCGGCTGCGAACTGTGCATTCCGCCCTGCCCGGTAGACTGCATTGACCTGGTGGAGGATGTGCAGGCCCTGCCGTCTGAGGCCGCCCGCCTGGCTGAGCAGAATGATTTGCGCGCGCGCTACTATGCGCATATTCAGCGTGAAGAGCAGCGCCGCATGCACCGCAAGGGGCCGGTGGTCCGCGCGGAGATTGACAGCGCATTATTCGCGCAGTTTTCCAGCCAGGACAGCAGCGTGCCTGAGATTGAAATTGCGGATCAGTCAGAAAAAATAGCGCCGGTGCAGGACGCCAAAACCGCGATTGAGCTGGCGAAGCTCCGCACGCAGGTTAAAAAGCTGGAAAAGCAGCTGAGTGTGCGTGATGATGCAAAAAAACGCGCGCTGCTGCAGGAACTGAGCCAGCAGCTGAATGCGCTGCAGGGAGCATGA
- the adk gene encoding adenylate kinase has protein sequence MRIILLGPPGAGKGTQAQLICKRYNVPQISTGDMLRAAIREGTELGLQAKSVMDNGGLVSDELIIGLVKERIAQPDCVNGCIFDGFPRTIPQAEALENEGISIDHVIEIDVPDEEIVQRLSGRRQHPASGRVYHIVYNPPKVEGKDDETGEDLVQRPDDQEATIRKRLGSYHTETEQLVGFYQGRAASGENAPTYDKLNGLRPIEQVQAELFAILDQSK, from the coding sequence ATGCGCATTATCTTACTCGGTCCACCTGGAGCAGGCAAAGGCACTCAAGCTCAGTTGATCTGTAAGCGCTACAATGTCCCGCAAATTTCAACCGGTGATATGCTCCGTGCTGCAATTCGTGAAGGAACTGAACTTGGCCTGCAAGCTAAAAGCGTGATGGACAATGGCGGCCTGGTATCTGATGAGCTGATCATCGGTTTGGTGAAAGAGCGCATAGCGCAGCCGGACTGCGTCAATGGCTGCATTTTTGACGGCTTCCCGCGCACAATTCCTCAAGCTGAAGCGCTTGAAAATGAAGGCATCAGCATTGATCACGTGATTGAAATTGATGTGCCGGATGAAGAAATCGTGCAGCGCCTTTCCGGCCGCCGCCAGCACCCGGCATCTGGTCGCGTATATCACATTGTTTACAACCCGCCTAAGGTTGAAGGCAAAGATGACGAAACAGGCGAAGACCTGGTGCAGCGTCCAGACGATCAGGAAGCAACCATCCGCAAGCGTTTGGGTTCATACCATACAGAAACTGAACAGCTGGTCGGCTTCTATCAGGGCCGCGCAGCTTCTGGCGAAAACGCGCCGACTTATGACAAATTGAACGGCTTGCGTCCAATTGAACAGGTTCAGGCAGAGCTTTTCGCTATTTTAGACCAGTCTAAATAA
- the gdhA gene encoding NADP-specific glutamate dehydrogenase has product MKYNSLNEFLNYVKTRDAHQPEFLQAVEEVMTSLWPFIEKHPEYADHGLLERLVEPERAIQFRVSWVDDQGQVQVNRAFRVQYNSAIGPFKGGMRFHPSVNLSILKFLGFEQTFKNALTTLPMGGGKGGSDFDPKGKSEGEIMRFCQALMIELYRYLGSNTDIPAGDIGVGGREVGYMAGMMKKLSNDTSCVFTGKGLSFGGSLARPEATGYGTVYFAEEMLKTRGDCFKGKTVTISGSGNVAQYAAEKAMYLGAKVVSLSDSAGTVYVKDGFTDALLAEVMELKNVKRGRISEFASKHGFEYLEGQRPWSIKCDIALPCATQNELDQADAEALLANGVICVAEGANMPSTLDAVEKFVEAKILYAPGKASNAGGVATSGLEMSQNALRLGWTFEEVDERLHAIMKEIHRNCVKYGTQEDGTVNYVNGANIAGFVKVADAMRSQGVY; this is encoded by the coding sequence TTGAAATATAACAGCCTTAATGAGTTTTTAAATTACGTTAAAACACGTGATGCACATCAACCAGAGTTTCTTCAAGCTGTTGAAGAAGTCATGACCAGCCTGTGGCCATTCATTGAAAAGCACCCTGAATATGCCGACCACGGCCTGCTTGAGCGCTTAGTCGAGCCTGAACGCGCCATTCAGTTCCGCGTTTCTTGGGTCGATGACCAAGGCCAGGTTCAAGTCAACCGTGCATTCCGTGTACAGTACAACTCGGCAATCGGGCCATTCAAAGGCGGCATGCGCTTCCACCCGTCTGTAAACCTTTCAATTCTTAAATTCCTGGGTTTTGAGCAGACTTTCAAGAATGCTTTGACTACATTGCCTATGGGCGGCGGCAAAGGCGGTTCAGACTTTGACCCTAAGGGCAAGTCTGAAGGTGAAATCATGCGCTTCTGCCAAGCCCTGATGATTGAGCTGTACCGCTACCTCGGTTCAAATACCGATATCCCTGCGGGCGATATTGGCGTCGGCGGCCGCGAAGTCGGCTATATGGCGGGCATGATGAAGAAGCTCAGCAATGACACTTCTTGCGTGTTCACAGGCAAGGGCCTGAGCTTCGGCGGCTCATTGGCCCGCCCTGAAGCGACAGGCTACGGCACGGTGTATTTTGCTGAAGAAATGCTGAAAACCCGCGGCGACTGCTTCAAAGGCAAAACTGTAACTATTTCAGGTTCAGGCAACGTGGCACAGTACGCCGCTGAAAAAGCGATGTATTTAGGCGCGAAAGTGGTTTCGCTGTCTGACTCTGCGGGCACGGTATATGTAAAAGACGGTTTTACCGATGCCTTGCTGGCTGAAGTAATGGAATTGAAAAACGTCAAGCGTGGCCGTATTTCTGAGTTTGCATCTAAACATGGCTTTGAATATCTGGAAGGCCAGCGCCCTTGGTCAATCAAATGCGATATCGCGCTGCCATGCGCAACGCAAAATGAGCTGGATCAGGCGGATGCCGAAGCGCTGCTGGCAAATGGCGTGATCTGTGTAGCTGAAGGCGCAAATATGCCTTCTACATTGGATGCTGTAGAAAAATTCGTTGAAGCGAAAATTCTGTATGCGCCGGGCAAAGCGTCAAATGCCGGCGGTGTCGCCACTTCGGGCCTTGAAATGTCCCAGAATGCTTTGCGTTTAGGCTGGACTTTTGAAGAAGTGGATGAGCGCCTGCATGCGATCATGAAAGAAATTCACCGCAACTGCGTGAAATACGGCACGCAGGAAGACGGCACGGTAAACTACGTCAACGGCGCGAACATTGCCGGCTTTGTTAAAGTCGCTGACGCTATGCGCTCGCAAGGCGTTTACTAA
- the nth gene encoding endonuclease III, which yields MAVKNMTKKQIQTFFERLRAQRPHPETELNFSSPFELLVAVTLSAQATDVSVNKATDKLFPVANTPEAIYALGVDGLKEYIKTIGLYNSKAENVIKACRILIEKHNSQVPDNRADLEALPGVGRKTANVVLNTAFGQPAMAVDTHIFRLGNRTGLAVGKNVLEVEQRLIKVIPKEFIIDAHHWLILHGRYCCIARKPKCAECVVSDVCNWPDRYEFGAARPIPVKNIEA from the coding sequence ATGGCGGTGAAAAACATGACCAAAAAGCAGATTCAGACCTTCTTTGAACGCCTGCGCGCGCAGCGCCCGCATCCGGAAACTGAGCTGAATTTTTCCAGCCCTTTTGAGCTGCTGGTGGCTGTAACCCTGTCCGCGCAAGCCACCGACGTCAGCGTCAATAAAGCAACCGACAAGCTGTTTCCGGTGGCCAATACTCCTGAGGCGATTTATGCCCTGGGCGTTGACGGCCTGAAGGAATACATTAAAACCATCGGCCTGTACAATTCCAAAGCCGAAAATGTGATTAAAGCCTGCAGGATTTTAATTGAAAAGCACAATAGCCAAGTGCCGGATAACCGCGCAGATTTGGAAGCGCTTCCGGGCGTCGGGCGGAAAACCGCTAATGTGGTGCTGAATACCGCCTTCGGCCAGCCCGCCATGGCGGTTGATACCCATATTTTCCGCCTAGGCAACCGCACCGGCTTGGCTGTAGGAAAAAACGTGCTGGAAGTTGAGCAGCGCCTGATCAAGGTCATTCCTAAAGAATTTATCATTGATGCGCATCACTGGCTGATTCTGCACGGGCGCTACTGCTGCATTGCCCGCAAGCCGAAATGCGCTGAATGCGTGGTGTCGGATGTCTGCAACTGGCCGGACCGCTATGAATTTGGCGCCGCCCGCCCGATTCCAGTGAAAAATATAGAGGCTTAA